The following proteins are encoded in a genomic region of Sorangiineae bacterium MSr12523:
- a CDS encoding FkbM family methyltransferase, translated as MHLPSFQNPAWRKAPVRTSLRVAASLVRKRVPFLRRTVVAYDGGRSRVAVDLSTALGLTLYRYPYREPEIELLARLLAPGDTFIDGGANIGLFTLVAASRVGPHGKVVAFEPASTTRSRLANNATLSGFSWIDIRSTALSDAEGELELVVFDGDGAGLSSFSPANTGGGRRETVRIVTLDSALADIDPTRLRAIKLDLEGAEHAALRGAHETLSKARPDLVLELEPEHLARQGTNAAAVTGLLRSHGYELFRVVWDHGDRLALRRYAEGPHAHPNVFATCNVPRIEAHGIHRL; from the coding sequence ATGCACCTTCCGAGCTTTCAGAACCCCGCCTGGCGAAAGGCACCGGTACGCACCTCGCTGCGCGTGGCCGCTAGCTTGGTGCGCAAACGCGTCCCCTTCCTGCGCCGCACCGTCGTTGCGTACGATGGCGGGCGGTCTCGCGTCGCCGTCGATCTGTCGACCGCGCTCGGTCTCACGCTGTACCGGTATCCGTACCGCGAGCCGGAGATCGAGCTGCTCGCGCGCCTGCTCGCGCCGGGCGACACCTTCATCGACGGCGGCGCCAACATCGGGCTCTTCACCTTGGTGGCGGCCTCGCGGGTCGGGCCGCACGGAAAGGTGGTGGCGTTCGAGCCGGCGTCGACCACGCGCAGCCGCTTGGCCAACAATGCGACGTTGAGCGGCTTCTCCTGGATCGATATTCGAAGCACCGCGCTTTCCGATGCGGAGGGCGAACTGGAGCTCGTGGTCTTCGACGGCGACGGCGCCGGCCTGAGCTCATTTTCACCGGCCAACACCGGTGGAGGACGCCGCGAAACGGTGCGCATCGTGACGTTGGACAGCGCCCTGGCCGACATCGATCCCACGCGGCTGCGCGCGATCAAGCTGGATCTGGAAGGCGCCGAGCACGCGGCCTTGCGCGGGGCCCACGAGACGCTGAGCAAGGCACGGCCCGATCTGGTGCTCGAGCTCGAGCCCGAGCACCTGGCGCGCCAGGGAACCAACGCCGCCGCCGTCACGGGACTCTTGCGCAGCCACGGCTACGAGCTGTTCCGCGTCGTATGGGATCACGGCGACCGCCTCGCGCTGCGGCGCTACGCGGAAGGCCCCCACGCGCACCCCAACGTCTTCGCCACGTGCAACGTGCCGCGCATCGAGGCGCACGGCATCCACCGGCTCTAG
- a CDS encoding class I SAM-dependent methyltransferase codes for MAVEHAVLSSGSSNEAIHGLVDRVVRNGSHVHDTVHDTVVDVGCGTGSIARTLLGSFRQYVGCDGVRYESFPHESWASFVQADLDKPPYPIADGTADLVLAIEVIEHLENPRAFVRELVRMLKPGGRLVVTTPNQLSVLSKVSLVMRNQFHAFQEAPGLYPTHITALVEIDLRHIAQENRLTDVEVRYTDRGRIPFTGRHWPHGFRGRAFSDNVLLTGVKS; via the coding sequence ATGGCCGTCGAACACGCCGTACTGTCCAGCGGTTCGAGCAACGAGGCGATCCACGGGCTCGTGGATCGCGTCGTCCGCAATGGCTCGCACGTCCACGACACCGTTCACGATACCGTCGTCGACGTGGGCTGTGGAACGGGAAGCATCGCGCGCACCCTCCTTGGCAGCTTCCGCCAATACGTCGGGTGCGACGGCGTTCGCTACGAGAGCTTTCCCCACGAGTCATGGGCCAGCTTCGTGCAAGCGGATCTGGACAAGCCCCCCTACCCCATCGCCGACGGCACCGCAGACTTGGTGCTCGCCATCGAGGTCATCGAACATCTCGAGAATCCGCGGGCCTTCGTCCGCGAGCTGGTTCGCATGTTGAAGCCGGGCGGGCGCTTGGTCGTCACCACCCCGAATCAATTGAGTGTTCTCAGCAAAGTCTCTCTGGTCATGCGCAATCAATTCCACGCATTCCAGGAAGCTCCGGGGCTTTATCCGACGCACATCACTGCGCTCGTCGAAATCGATCTTCGACACATTGCCCAGGAAAACCGTCTTACGGACGTCGAAGTACGCTACACCGATCGAGGGCGAATCCCATTCACGGGGCGCCATTGGCCGCACGGCTTTCGCGGCCGCGCATTCAGCGACAACGTTCTTCTCACCGGCGTGAAATCATGA
- the gmd gene encoding GDP-mannose 4,6-dehydratase, with protein sequence MMTRRALITGITGQDGSYLAEFLLGKGYEVHGMVRRSSEEKFERIAHIREKVVLHQGDLLDQFSLAALLSQIKPQEVYNLAAQSFVPTSWNQPVLTGEFTALGVTKMLEAIRHTAPETRFYQASSSEMFGRVRETPQSEMTPFYPRSPYGVAKAYGHFITVNYRESFNLFAASGILFNHESPRRGLEFVTRKVTHGVARIRLGLDTTLRLGNLDAQRDWGFAGDYVEAMWLMLQQDKPDDYVVATGETHTVQELVEIAFARADLDWKKHVKIDPAFIRPAEVDLLIGDYAKAKKQLGWEPKVRFKELVEMMVDADIERLKRD encoded by the coding sequence ATCATGACACGACGCGCACTCATCACGGGCATCACCGGGCAAGACGGGAGTTATCTCGCCGAATTCCTCCTTGGAAAGGGCTACGAAGTGCACGGAATGGTGCGCCGCTCGTCCGAGGAGAAGTTCGAGCGCATTGCGCACATTCGCGAGAAAGTCGTTTTGCATCAAGGCGACTTGCTCGATCAATTTTCACTCGCGGCGCTGCTCTCGCAGATCAAACCGCAAGAAGTGTACAACCTCGCGGCGCAGTCGTTCGTCCCCACGAGCTGGAACCAGCCGGTGCTCACCGGTGAGTTCACCGCCTTGGGCGTGACGAAGATGCTCGAGGCCATTCGGCACACGGCACCGGAGACGCGCTTTTACCAAGCTTCGTCGTCGGAGATGTTCGGCCGCGTGCGCGAGACGCCGCAGAGCGAGATGACTCCATTCTATCCGCGTTCGCCGTATGGAGTGGCCAAAGCGTATGGCCACTTCATCACGGTCAATTACCGCGAATCGTTCAATCTGTTCGCGGCCAGCGGGATCCTGTTCAACCACGAGTCGCCGCGCCGTGGATTGGAATTCGTCACCCGCAAGGTGACCCACGGCGTGGCACGCATCCGCCTCGGGCTGGACACCACGTTGCGTCTGGGCAATCTGGATGCACAACGCGATTGGGGCTTTGCCGGCGATTACGTAGAAGCCATGTGGCTCATGCTCCAGCAGGACAAACCCGACGATTACGTCGTGGCCACTGGCGAAACGCACACCGTGCAAGAGTTGGTGGAAATCGCCTTCGCCCGGGCCGATCTCGATTGGAAGAAACACGTGAAGATCGACCCGGCGTTCATCCGCCCCGCGGAGGTCGATTTGCTCATTGGCGATTATGCGAAGGCCAAAAAGCAACTCGGCTGGGAGCCCAAGGTGCGGTTCAAAGAACTCGTCGAGATGATGGTCGACGCAGATATCGAACGGCTCAAGCGAGATTGA
- a CDS encoding AraC family transcriptional regulator, with the protein MLSVLELSPGDLAEPDLIVPGELMIRLWALFTKRLPNCVVPLDLAGAFSPRELGLVGHLMWHSGTLREALRRFVRYQTIAAPHLALTVEHGPHVTAIVYRHHITFVHQLGLPVEFGLAMLQRQFERLCGTPLAPREVTFSHAARYPVSPYEAFFRTGVRFEQPRDALLFDNDVLDGSIRESDPGLLRYLEAHATRLLAALPPVEAPIVNQVRRLLSVQLDGEPPTLATVARRLAMSTRTLHRRLAAAGTSFQSVLTEVRYTSALRLLREETGNPTDVAFMLGYADLPSFYRAFKRWTGQTPQQWRTANRAL; encoded by the coding sequence ATGCTCTCGGTCCTCGAGCTCTCACCGGGCGATCTCGCCGAGCCCGATCTCATCGTGCCCGGTGAACTGATGATTCGGCTGTGGGCGCTCTTTACGAAGCGACTCCCGAACTGCGTAGTGCCACTCGATCTGGCGGGGGCGTTCAGTCCCCGCGAGCTGGGCCTGGTCGGCCACCTCATGTGGCACAGCGGTACGTTGCGCGAGGCACTCCGGCGTTTCGTCCGCTATCAGACCATTGCGGCTCCGCACCTCGCGCTCACGGTGGAACATGGCCCGCATGTGACCGCGATCGTGTACCGACACCACATCACGTTCGTCCACCAGCTCGGGCTTCCGGTCGAATTCGGGCTGGCCATGCTCCAGCGTCAGTTCGAGCGGTTATGCGGCACCCCCCTCGCGCCGCGCGAGGTGACCTTCTCCCATGCGGCGCGCTACCCCGTCTCGCCTTACGAAGCATTCTTCCGTACCGGGGTGCGCTTCGAACAACCGCGCGATGCGTTGCTCTTCGACAACGACGTGCTCGATGGCTCCATTCGCGAGAGCGATCCGGGGCTGCTCCGCTACCTCGAGGCCCATGCGACGCGCCTGCTCGCCGCGCTGCCGCCCGTCGAGGCGCCGATCGTCAACCAAGTCCGTCGGCTTCTCTCGGTGCAGCTCGATGGGGAGCCGCCCACGCTGGCCACGGTGGCGCGCCGGCTCGCGATGAGTACGCGCACGCTCCATCGCCGCCTCGCGGCAGCCGGCACATCGTTCCAGTCGGTCCTCACGGAGGTGCGGTACACGTCCGCACTGCGCTTGTTGCGCGAAGAAACGGGCAACCCTACCGACGTCGCCTTCATGCTCGGTTACGCAGATCTGCCGAGCTTCTACCGCGCCTTCAAGCGTTGGACGGGGCAGACGCCGCAGCAGTGGCGTACGGCGAACCGCGCGCTCTAG
- a CDS encoding GDP-mannose 4,6-dehydratase, whose protein sequence is MRILVTGADGFVGKHLCRHLRDDGADVFEFRGPEIPGPMNIELTDGEAVARAVHEVRPEGVVHLAGFSSVAQSHADPARAFAVNVLGTVNILAALRKSAPAARTLVVSSGEVYGKIPEGQRATETSPLEPSNPYAASKAAAETAAIQFFRGYGLPVVVARPFNHLGAGQAAHFVVPSFARQLLAIRAGKSEPRLEVGNLEPVRDFSHVGDVVEAYRLLLLRGAAGEAYNVASGTGRTILSVLGELRTLVGVDVEPTVSPERFRPAEIPYLVGDAAKLRALGWQPKRTVTEALRDVIEEVTAL, encoded by the coding sequence GTGCGTATCCTCGTCACCGGTGCCGACGGCTTCGTCGGGAAGCATCTGTGCCGTCATCTACGTGACGACGGCGCCGATGTTTTCGAGTTTCGCGGGCCGGAAATCCCCGGCCCGATGAACATCGAGCTCACCGATGGCGAGGCCGTCGCGCGGGCGGTGCACGAGGTCCGGCCCGAAGGCGTGGTGCATTTGGCGGGATTCAGCTCGGTGGCGCAAAGCCATGCGGATCCTGCTCGCGCTTTCGCCGTGAATGTGCTCGGCACGGTGAATATCCTCGCGGCGCTGCGAAAATCCGCACCAGCAGCCCGCACCCTCGTGGTCTCCTCGGGCGAGGTGTACGGGAAGATTCCCGAAGGGCAGCGGGCGACGGAGACCTCGCCGCTGGAGCCGTCGAATCCCTATGCCGCCTCCAAGGCGGCGGCGGAAACGGCGGCGATTCAGTTTTTCCGAGGCTACGGATTACCCGTGGTTGTGGCGCGCCCCTTCAATCATTTGGGCGCAGGGCAAGCGGCGCACTTCGTGGTGCCGTCGTTCGCGCGGCAGCTTCTGGCCATCCGCGCGGGAAAAAGCGAGCCGCGGCTCGAAGTGGGGAATCTCGAGCCGGTGCGCGATTTTTCCCATGTCGGCGACGTAGTCGAGGCCTACCGGCTTTTGCTTTTGCGCGGGGCAGCCGGCGAGGCATACAACGTCGCGAGCGGCACGGGGAGGACCATCCTTTCCGTGCTGGGTGAACTGCGGACCTTGGTGGGCGTCGATGTCGAGCCCACCGTCTCGCCCGAGCGATTCCGCCCCGCGGAGATTCCATATCTGGTCGGCGACGCAGCCAAGCTGCGCGCGCTGGGCTGGCAACCAAAGCGCACGGTCACCGAGGCGTTGCGCGACGTGATCGAAGAGGTTACCGCGTTGTAA